The DNA window GGGTGTGGTGTTCACACCATGAATAAAGCCTCATCCACAGTGTGATGTGTGGACAGCACGCCTTTGCTCAGTCATATTATGAATTTGTTCACATGCAGGGTTTATGTCGTGTGAGCAATGGCCTCATGTTGATTTACTTAtagaaacataataaataaatgtcataaataaaagaaatactttACCATTTCCTAGATGGCAGCAGTATGAACCCGAGTGAGTGGGGTTAGCAGCAATACGAATCAAGTCAGATCCTACTGGACCTCCTGTAGTCTACTATGACCTTCATCCACTTTAACCCCACAAATTTGTGACAAAGATGTTGTTATGATCTCTCTCTCCAGCTGTGTGTCCTCCCAGTTAGTTTGGTTTGGAGTTCCTCACAGTTTAGAttttgtataataataataatggattggatttatatagcgcttttcaaggcacccaaagcgctttacaatgccactattcattcactctcgcattcacacactggtggaggcagctacggttgtagccacagctgccctggggcagactgacaggagcaaggctgccatatcacgccatcggcccctctggccaacaccagtaggcggtagggtaaagtgtcttgcccaaggacacaacgaccaggacagagagcccagggatcgaaccggcgaccttccggttacagatacgcttcccaaccccctgagccacggtcgcccctaTAAGTATGTTGTAACTTAGCAATATTTTTGTAACTTAGTTTTGCCGTTTGGTTCCTCAGTCTTACCTGATTCACACATATGGCAGAAACAGGAAATGTGTTTGCAAAGCTGTTGCTATCTGCACGAATTCTACTTGGTATAATACAAAAAAGGACGTCACAGAGAAATCAGGGTTTATTGTGCTTTTGTtctctttgctgtttttcttgtgtCCTTTTTGGATTTTCGATAGTCTGCTGCACACAGGTGAGTAGGTAAGCAGGGCCTTgtcacctgtcttttttttttactcctccTGGCATCACAATCATCCTTTTtcatcaaaatgaaaaaggaGCTGCGATGTCTTGTGCCTGACTTCCAGTCAAGTCTTGATCATTTTCAGGATAAGATCCGAAGTTGGTGTTGTCATCCCTTTATTTTTGTGCATACACTTccagtttgtttgatttttgttttttgtatatttactTTTGGCTAAACCGTTGCTTTTATTGCTATGGTTAAAATATCATTGTTTTCTGTCCACAGCCATGTCATTTGTCTTTGAAGATGATTTCTTTTGGAACAATTATTCCTATGATTACAACGAATCCAGAGAATCATTCTCTCCAGATCCAGATACCTTAGCATGTGGATATGAACCTTTGGAACCTACAGCAGTTGTGATCCTGTGCGTCATCTTCACAGTCATCTCTGTATTGGCCATATTCGGAAACCTGCTGGTAGGATGGGTGATCAGAACCAGCCAAGAAATTTTGGCTCCATCAGATGTGTACCTGTTCCAACTGACCATAGCAGATGGACTGCTGGCTTTAACGCTTCAGTTCTGTGTTGCAGCACTAACTCGAGGATGGCTCTTAGGAGACTTCCTTTGCCAACTCCTCCACATCGTCATGGATGCGAACTTCTACACCAGCATCATCTTCCTGACCTGCATTAGCATCGATCGTTACCTTGTGATTGTGCGCGCCAGGGAGACACTGAAGAGTCACCAAAAGATGTGCAGCAGGATCCTCTGCACAGTGGTGTGGGTTCTCGGTTGTGCCCTTGCTCTGCCTACTCTTTCCATTCGCTTTGACATCTCTACCGCATGGAGGCTCGCGATTCAGGGGTTCATTCGTGTTTTTGGCTTTTTGGTCCCTGCGATTGTCATGATCTCCTGCTACAGCATCACTGTTTCACGGCTGCTGCTCACTCACGGTTTCCAGAAGCACCGAGCCATGCCGGTGATCGTAACCATCGTGGTTGCGTTTCTGCTCCTCTGGACACCATACCAGATAACCATGGTGATAGACATACTGCTGAGGGCTGATTTGGTACAGCATGACCGTGACACGAGGAGGTCGTTAAACACAGCCTTGGTTGCAACCCACTGCCTGGCTCTGCTGCACAGCTGCATCAACCCATTCCTCTATGTCGCTGCAGAAAAAAAGCTCAGGAAGAAGATGAAGCTGCTTTTTTAGAGAAAAGACAGACGGGAAAGTATGTGACGCTCAAAATTCAGGAGGTCAACATGTCAGTAGATTGATCTGAAGGTCATAGTGATAATAATGCTATTTAAACTATGTTTCTTACTGCCGTTGTTTGTAGCAAATATTGGGAATGATTATATAAAGACTCTCAATATTTcacacttgacctctgacctcacgtttacatttcacatcagtctttctttcaagttgaccccaaaatctgttatttttaccacactttaaattttaaagtatgtgtaaaaagaagaaagacaagGAAATGGACATACACAAAATACAACGCTACCcccttaaaagtaaatgttgCCCAGGGAGTGAGCTGCCTTGGCTTAAGTTTGGGCTCCCTGAGTGCTTCTTGCTTATTACTGTCATCATCACTAGTTGTAGTTGTACAAACTATCCAGCAGATGGCAATGAAGACCAAGAAGTTGTATAGACAAATacgtgacattaaaaaaattgaGAAAAAACAAGATTTAAGTGTTTATCATGCAGAATTTTCAGAAACAAATAAGTCATTCGTACACTCACACGCAGTCAACTTCCCGATAAACTTTGTTACTAGCCATTCGCTATGTTGGACCCGGCAGAGTCCCAAATGATCATTATTTGAACTTAAAGACTTGACACCTGCCCTAAATGTGTTTTCAGGCAGAGGATGAACAGAGGTACTGCATAAAGGGTCACTGTGTGATAAATCATCACACCAAGTCAATTTACTTAAATGCAGAGCTGATAATGAGCACAGCAAAGTGtacttaaataattaaataattttgtGAGTTTAATTCTTCATTGactttagttttgtttgtttgtccgATTCAATGCACACTGTTAGAAAATACTTGTAACAGGCTCTGCAGGCATTTGCTGTCAATTTTAAAGTGACGTTGATAAAATGTTGTATTAATAattttgatgtgtgttttttctgttttgtttttggtataTTAATTAAAGGTTCATTCCTTAACATGTTATAGAGCAAGTTATTACATATTAAATCTAAAACCGTACCCAGACGTAGAAAATGGTGTCAGTAGAGAAAGTAGTTCTAGGAAGTAAGTGCATCGCTTTTGTTTATATGCCATGTATGGGCTTAGAGTAGAGAAGTGAAGCGGACATGAATTGTGGGCGTTAAATCATCGTTGTgtctttgattttctttgttcttttctttttgagtaATCCAGATCAGTCTTTAGATCTGTTATATTTTGCCATTTTGATTTTGCAACTGTTTATTTGTGTATAACCTCTGTCTTTGTCTGTAATAAAAATGAAGTAGGTCTATTGAAAGAACTGGTAAGTAAAGAGcaggtaagtgacggaagtgacggacaaggtaagcgacccatgttgtaggtgacgtcagacgccggagattttggcggagaaaaaaaaagcaaatggtagcatagagtttaacaaaggtttttcaagcttcagtattaccaaatatactaatcaattgtcatataactaacatCATCTGTCCTATCACCTTTAACACCCTGGATaacaacggggagagtttagacgctctccaagattacatcgaccgctgttttcaagatttagtaatgaagaaggctcacggtgcatcttccccggccaaaactgagacgccgtcatcgaagagatgtcgcccggcagactcccccggtacaacatcgcctgccgacaaagacatcgcagacatcctggagtcaatcgacaagcgattgtccagtttcgatgcgaggctgtccctggtggagattttacaccgggaatttaaatctctgagagaatccctggaattcagccagcagcaggtggaaacgcttgccgctgaaaatgccacgctacgggagtcggtcaaatctctcaccgataacgtgacccagctaaacattgaaaataaaaaaataaaagaatccgttatcgatctacaagcccgtagcatgagcatcttgtgttttctggtattccagaatctgccggagaggacgcagaggcaacggggaaaagcttcattaaaatccacctgaagctgccggaggacaccgtaaagaacatcgatttcgatagagtacatcgcttggggggcgtgcggtcgcggaccgggagaccacggcctattgtggccaaattcggtcaattcaaacagaaggaacaggtgaagagtcgcggcagagagctgaaaggaacggacttcagcgtgaacaaccagttccccaaagagatcctggaacgacgcaaggtcctgttcccagttcgatgtagcttcatccagaaaggctcccgtgctgtcatcgccgtggaccggctctacgtggacggacagctttACCGCGACCTcggcaccacaccgtggttatattaactgcactccagataagaacccgctacactcttttcttactcattcacactctctcctttaacatgagtttaagctagtaatatcaatatgatgtcatagcagatataacatcgtcaccctccgtcattgctttaattggaatgtttccgtttcgtttcttttttttgttgttgctcacagttcatgtggtttctttctttctcttgtctttcactgctgtggtcacctactcccccactcacctacaaacaacaccctctatttc is part of the Maylandia zebra isolate NMK-2024a linkage group LG3, Mzebra_GT3a, whole genome shotgun sequence genome and encodes:
- the LOC111501317 gene encoding C-X-C chemokine receptor type 2-like yields the protein MSFVFEDDFFWNNYSYDYNESRESFSPDPDTLACGYEPLEPTAVVILCVIFTVISVLAIFGNLLVGWVIRTSQEILAPSDVYLFQLTIADGLLALTLQFCVAALTRGWLLGDFLCQLLHIVMDANFYTSIIFLTCISIDRYLVIVRARETLKSHQKMCSRILCTVVWVLGCALALPTLSIRFDISTAWRLAIQGFIRVFGFLVPAIVMISCYSITVSRLLLTHGFQKHRAMPVIVTIVVAFLLLWTPYQITMVIDILLRADLVQHDRDTRRSLNTALVATHCLALLHSCINPFLYVAAEKKLRKKMKLLF